A section of the Methanocaldococcus sp. FS406-22 genome encodes:
- a CDS encoding PEGA domain-containing protein, with the protein MRKIMLLLLLLSGFVLCFVNAESNSWTAWLGTAGFDVPANVNIGFENANHTKIKVDVQTTSKKFAFALYLKQDDMKYIRFVLTQDIFGDLYMDNNHWDGGKPLGVTWYSGAHWVQFDIHDGVADVYIDGKTDKVKTITLNGMTSVKTVVLKKEAGADSSWYSATYLKKIDVEQTIPEYSLHIYTEPKANIYIDNNLAGTTDNGGYAKVLVEKGEHQLKITKEDFWDYSTELQIENDTTLHIDLAPKTSLFRVEKNVTSDLYPNSIGEVKLTLYPIRTAYGTQMQISGVDVVKVYYKNSYLAESNGAYVLGTVDSPVDVEIQFKTPATWGEHSFAVTITATDIEGNQYTNQEQITYEVKELPFLLQTPSQWKIGDNTVTITDQSGEDYSVLLTLKDINGTEVWSQSQGFDAYDSHDFVVPINQSGDYVLEILAKGGQVKTYVPVHVVEPIKLLTPEVNASKGSVATIKIEIQNPTSEVKYYNAEVLGEIFDVNNTPKQAFSIAPGETKIVELKFKVPENITYDNYELTVEVFEKGEAEPIFQNDVILNIKESSFIPIGGDSSIPLWLIAIVGVLLVVGAVFVMRRK; encoded by the coding sequence ATGAGGAAGATTATGCTTTTATTGCTATTGCTTTCAGGTTTTGTATTATGTTTTGTTAATGCAGAATCAAATTCATGGACTGCATGGTTGGGAACGGCTGGTTTTGATGTTCCTGCTAATGTCAATATTGGCTTTGAAAATGCGAATCATACAAAAATTAAAGTTGATGTCCAAACAACATCTAAAAAATTTGCTTTTGCACTGTATTTAAAGCAAGATGATATGAAGTATATTAGATTTGTTTTAACACAAGACATTTTTGGAGATTTGTATATGGACAATAATCATTGGGATGGCGGGAAACCTTTGGGTGTGACGTGGTATAGCGGAGCACACTGGGTTCAATTTGATATTCATGATGGGGTCGCAGATGTGTACATTGACGGTAAAACTGACAAGGTAAAGACAATTACGTTGAATGGTATGACAAGTGTGAAAACAGTTGTGCTTAAAAAAGAGGCTGGGGCTGATAGTAGCTGGTATTCTGCGACATATTTGAAAAAAATAGATGTTGAGCAAACTATTCCAGAGTATTCTCTTCACATCTACACCGAGCCAAAAGCAAATATCTACATAGATAATAATTTGGCTGGAACAACAGACAATGGGGGTTATGCAAAAGTATTAGTTGAAAAAGGGGAACATCAGCTTAAAATAACTAAAGAAGACTTTTGGGATTACAGCACTGAATTGCAAATAGAAAATGATACAACATTGCACATTGATTTAGCACCAAAAACAAGTTTATTCAGAGTTGAAAAGAACGTTACCAGTGATTTATATCCAAACAGCATTGGGGAGGTTAAATTAACCTTATATCCAATTAGAACAGCTTATGGAACCCAAATGCAAATTTCAGGAGTAGATGTTGTAAAAGTATATTACAAAAACAGCTATTTAGCTGAAAGTAATGGTGCTTATGTGCTGGGAACAGTAGATAGCCCTGTGGATGTTGAAATTCAGTTTAAGACACCAGCAACTTGGGGAGAGCATTCATTTGCAGTGACTATAACAGCAACTGACATTGAAGGGAACCAATACACTAACCAAGAGCAGATAACTTATGAGGTTAAGGAGTTGCCATTTTTACTGCAAACACCATCACAATGGAAGATTGGAGATAACACAGTGACTATAACTGACCAAAGTGGAGAGGATTACAGTGTATTGCTCACTTTAAAGGACATAAATGGAACTGAAGTTTGGAGTCAGTCACAAGGGTTTGATGCCTATGACAGCCACGATTTTGTAGTTCCAATAAATCAAAGTGGGGATTATGTTTTAGAAATCTTGGCAAAAGGAGGGCAGGTAAAAACTTATGTTCCAGTGCATGTTGTAGAACCAATTAAGCTCTTAACTCCAGAAGTCAATGCAAGTAAGGGAAGTGTAGCAACAATTAAAATAGAGATTCAGAATCCAACAAGTGAAGTAAAGTATTATAATGCAGAAGTTCTTGGCGAAATCTTTGATGTTAATAATACTCCAAAACAGGCATTCTCAATTGCACCAGGAGAGACAAAAATAGTTGAATTGAAGTTTAAAGTGCCAGAGAATATAACGTATGATAACTATGAATTAACAGTAGAGGTGTTTGAAAAAGGAGAAGCAGAGCCAATATTCCAAAATGATGTAATATTAAACATAAAAGAATCATCATTTATTCCAATAGGAGGAGATAGTAGCATTCCATTGTGGCTAATAGCTATTGTGGGAGTTCTCTTAGTAGTTGGGGCTGTATTTGTAATGAGAAGAAAATAA